One Sediminicola sp. YIK13 DNA segment encodes these proteins:
- a CDS encoding RteC domain-containing protein, with protein sequence MDLKLQSETLIKDLSNIDLSSHDLIRQTSKAVSLCRDVLSLFKKEVINKEFPTVDLEIEFFKHIKQVPLQHLIYYSQIRSFELQFPRAILSTQQDYITSKMSKLNRFFTYNLDFAHYIESGQEHLDRQYFTRSHFNTLPITHSKFYYLEPEFNTSHDMLLGKLLAYKSLIGYLQQRLVTLEQSDSPNSTRNGNSHSSLQWTSSKTGMTELVYALYHAEVVNNGKADIKEIAQAPQRTFNFDLGDYYRTYTEIRARKKSRVKFLDELSTRLISRLDQEDE encoded by the coding sequence ATGGATTTAAAACTACAGTCTGAAACCTTAATAAAAGATCTGAGCAACATAGATCTATCTTCCCATGACCTTATCCGTCAGACGAGCAAGGCCGTCTCTCTATGCAGGGACGTATTATCTCTTTTTAAAAAGGAAGTTATAAACAAGGAATTCCCTACTGTGGACTTAGAAATAGAATTCTTCAAGCATATCAAGCAGGTACCACTTCAGCATTTGATTTATTACTCCCAAATACGATCATTTGAGCTACAATTTCCAAGGGCGATTCTAAGCACCCAACAAGATTACATTACTTCTAAAATGAGCAAACTAAATCGGTTCTTTACCTACAACTTAGATTTTGCCCATTACATAGAATCTGGACAAGAACATTTGGACCGCCAATATTTCACCAGAAGCCATTTCAACACCCTGCCCATCACCCATTCTAAATTTTATTATTTGGAACCCGAGTTCAATACCTCCCATGATATGCTTTTAGGGAAGTTATTAGCCTACAAATCCTTAATTGGATACTTGCAACAAAGACTGGTTACTTTGGAACAGAGCGATTCCCCTAATTCAACCAGAAATGGAAATTCACACAGTTCTTTACAGTGGACATCCTCAAAAACCGGGATGACCGAACTAGTCTACGCCCTGTACCATGCCGAAGTTGTCAATAATGGAAAGGCCGATATTAAGGAAATTGCCCAAGCGCCGCAACGTACCTTTAATTTTGATCTGGGGGATTATTACAGGACCTATACCGAAATTAGGGCCCGGAAAAAAAGTAGGGTCAAATTTTTGGATGAACTCTCTACAAGGCTCATATCCCGTTTGGACCAAGAGGATGAATAA
- a CDS encoding helix-turn-helix domain-containing protein, whose protein sequence is MPSNIITTDDLREFKMELLDDLKKILHTGSGPRFKKFLRSSDVMVLLGISPGTLQNLRVNGTIPYSKLGGIIYYDEEEIHKILLKNSIQPDNYDLP, encoded by the coding sequence ATGCCAAGCAACATCATTACCACAGACGATCTAAGGGAATTCAAAATGGAATTACTGGACGATCTCAAAAAAATACTACATACAGGCAGTGGCCCTAGATTTAAAAAATTCTTACGATCCTCAGATGTCATGGTTCTCTTGGGTATCAGCCCAGGTACGCTCCAAAACTTAAGGGTGAACGGTACTATCCCCTACTCCAAGCTCGGTGGTATCATCTATTATGATGAGGAAGAGATTCATAAAATTCTTTTGAAAAATAGCATACAACCCGATAACTACGATCTACCATGA
- a CDS encoding site-specific integrase: MATLKTVLHAKLDKKGNKLHRLALRLTVNRKRSYYHLGQKLKPEYWDERSEKVKISHPKHKQLNRLIRKKYDEVEDIIFELESSKQNYSAKQVVDSIRKNTRRLSFFELADEHIEDLFKANKHNRAISDRSKVNRIKEFVKNRNLSFEEIDEHLLKKMKIHLLNTVGLSERSVMNVFVMIRMLYNIAISKKIVDQKFYPFGRNKIKIKYPQTIKIGLNEMEIVKIEKLDLEQNTAIWHTRNTFLFSFYLAGIRISDVLRMQWKDIVGDRLYYKMNKNNKADSLKLPDPVNEILRHYKNSKVSNADYIFPDLKNIPSNDTLAIYTGIKSAIKRHNTYLTEIAKLAEIDKKITNHIARHSFGNIAGDKVSPQMLQKLYRHTHLSTTIGYQGNFIHKSADEALAEIINFSK, from the coding sequence ATGGCAACTTTAAAAACCGTCTTACATGCCAAGTTGGACAAAAAGGGAAACAAGCTTCATCGCCTGGCTCTTCGCCTTACCGTAAATCGAAAACGTAGTTATTATCATTTGGGCCAGAAGCTAAAACCCGAATATTGGGATGAACGAAGTGAAAAGGTAAAAATTTCCCATCCCAAGCATAAACAGCTCAATAGGCTCATTAGAAAAAAATACGATGAAGTAGAGGATATAATTTTTGAACTAGAATCATCCAAACAAAATTATTCCGCGAAGCAGGTTGTTGATTCTATTCGCAAAAACACTAGAAGACTTTCCTTTTTCGAATTGGCCGATGAACATATCGAAGATTTATTTAAGGCGAATAAACATAACCGAGCCATTTCAGATAGAAGCAAAGTGAACAGGATAAAGGAATTTGTCAAAAATAGAAATCTAAGCTTTGAAGAAATCGATGAGCACCTATTAAAAAAAATGAAAATTCATCTACTAAATACTGTAGGCTTATCCGAAAGGTCAGTTATGAATGTCTTCGTTATGATACGGATGCTATATAATATTGCCATTAGCAAAAAGATAGTGGATCAAAAATTCTATCCTTTTGGCCGGAATAAAATAAAAATAAAATATCCCCAAACCATTAAAATTGGCCTAAATGAAATGGAGATTGTAAAAATAGAAAAACTTGATTTAGAACAAAATACAGCCATATGGCATACAAGAAATACCTTTCTATTTTCATTCTATCTGGCCGGCATAAGAATTTCGGACGTTTTGAGAATGCAATGGAAAGATATCGTAGGAGACAGACTGTACTATAAAATGAATAAGAACAACAAGGCTGATTCCTTAAAACTTCCAGATCCTGTGAACGAAATTCTCCGCCATTATAAGAATAGTAAAGTGAGTAATGCCGACTATATTTTTCCTGATTTAAAAAATATCCCTAGTAATGATACATTGGCCATCTATACAGGGATTAAATCTGCCATTAAACGGCACAACACGTATTTGACCGAAATTGCCAAACTGGCCGAGATTGACAAAAAGATCACGAATCACATAGCACGACATAGTTTTGGAAATATTGCTGGGGACAAGGTGTCTCCTCAAATGCTTCAAAAATTATACAGACATACACATTTGAGCACGACTATAGGTTATCAGGGTAACTTTATCCATAAAAGCGCAGATGAAGCTTTGGCAGAAATCATCAACTTTTCAAAATAG
- a CDS encoding type I restriction endonuclease subunit R: MKFTEAKLEQAFIELLGNEGYPHFVGSSLVRSSEDEVLIEEDLKTYLLTRYENANLTETEAQSIILQLKTLSSADLYESNKKIMQWLADGFILKREDRTQKDIHISLIDYAGLDRQRQSENLDIIAAEPEEQYPPDTNIYKFVNQLEIVGTERRIPDGILYINGLPVVVFEFKTAIQENTTIHKAFVQLTTRYKRDIPELFKYNAFCIISDGVNNKAGSFFAPYEFYYAWRRIAGLAKDVDGINSMFTLVQGMLHKNRLRDIIQNFIYIPDSSKKDEKIVCRYPQYYAARSLYENIKKAEKPQGDGKGGTYFGATGSGKSFAMLYLTRLLMKSKHFESPTIVLITDRTDLDDQLSGQFTNAKQFIGDNAVESVESRADLRTKMQGRNSGGVFLTTIHKFTEDTELLTERTNVICISDEAHRSQTNLDQKVKVTKDGVKKTYGFAKYLHDSLPNATFVGFTGTPIDATLDVFGKVVDAYTMTESVRDEITVRIVYEGRAAKVALHNSELEKIEKYYEEAAEAGANEYQIEESKKATATMNAILGDPDRLLKLAQDFVQHYENRVNEGATVKGKAMFVCSSREIGYEFYKNVIALRPEWAEIRIAEEVAVLTDKDKREIKPMERIKMIMTRGKDDPKEMYDLLGTKEYRKELDRQFKNEKSNFKIAIVVDMWLTGFDVPFLDSIYIDKPIQQHNLIQTISRVNRNFEGKNKGLVIDYIGIKKAMNMALAKYNKGERENFEDIQESLIIVRNHLDLLAKVFHKFDSSKYFGGATLEQLNTLNMAAEYVQLTKDLETRFMGLVKRLKAAYDICAGSEHLTQKERDNTHFYLAVRSIVFKLTKGSAPDTARMNARVREMIKDALESDGVQEIFKLGDETQSEQDLFSEDYLAKIDKIKLPHTKIKLLQQLLAKAIGEIKKVNKVKGIDFSKKMQTLVERYNERKEDDVLRSEVFEEMAEHLTNLIWEVQKEFSAGDELGIDFEEKAFYDILKDLCIKYDFKYPEDKLIVLSQAVKDLVDSQAKYPDWSKREDIKSALKVGLIILLDEHGYPPVERDEVYKDIFEQAENFKKNRVITK, from the coding sequence ATGAAATTCACAGAAGCCAAATTAGAGCAAGCATTTATAGAGCTTTTAGGAAATGAAGGCTATCCACATTTTGTGGGCAGTAGTTTGGTACGTTCAAGCGAAGATGAAGTACTCATTGAGGAAGACCTAAAAACCTACTTGCTCACTCGCTATGAGAATGCTAACCTAACCGAAACAGAAGCTCAATCCATTATTCTGCAACTCAAAACCCTTTCTTCGGCAGACCTTTACGAAAGCAACAAAAAAATAATGCAGTGGTTGGCAGACGGTTTTATTCTGAAACGAGAAGACCGCACCCAAAAAGACATTCATATTTCGCTTATTGATTATGCAGGTTTAGACCGTCAACGGCAAAGTGAAAATTTAGACATTATTGCCGCTGAACCCGAAGAACAATATCCACCTGATACCAATATTTACAAGTTTGTCAACCAATTGGAAATTGTTGGCACAGAAAGACGTATTCCAGACGGCATTTTATACATCAATGGTTTGCCTGTGGTGGTTTTTGAGTTTAAAACAGCCATTCAAGAAAACACCACCATTCACAAAGCTTTTGTTCAATTAACAACTCGTTACAAAAGAGACATTCCCGAGCTTTTTAAATACAATGCCTTTTGCATCATCAGTGATGGTGTAAACAACAAAGCAGGCTCGTTCTTTGCCCCTTATGAATTTTACTATGCTTGGCGTAGAATTGCGGGTTTGGCCAAAGATGTGGACGGCATAAACAGTATGTTCACTTTGGTTCAAGGAATGCTGCATAAAAACCGCTTGCGAGACATTATTCAGAACTTCATCTACATTCCAGATTCATCCAAAAAAGACGAAAAAATCGTTTGTCGCTATCCGCAGTATTACGCAGCTCGCAGTTTATACGAAAACATCAAAAAAGCTGAAAAACCACAAGGAGACGGAAAAGGCGGAACTTACTTTGGAGCTACAGGAAGCGGAAAGAGTTTTGCAATGCTTTATCTCACTCGTTTGTTGATGAAAAGCAAGCATTTTGAAAGTCCAACCATTGTTCTCATTACCGACAGAACCGATTTAGACGACCAACTTTCAGGGCAATTTACCAATGCCAAGCAATTCATTGGAGATAATGCGGTAGAAAGTGTTGAAAGCAGAGCCGATTTGAGAACCAAAATGCAAGGCAGAAATAGCGGTGGCGTGTTCTTGACCACTATTCATAAGTTTACAGAAGACACCGAACTGCTTACCGAAAGAACCAATGTGATTTGTATTTCAGATGAAGCCCACAGAAGCCAAACCAATCTCGACCAGAAAGTAAAAGTCACCAAAGATGGAGTTAAGAAAACCTACGGTTTTGCTAAATATTTACACGATTCATTGCCCAATGCCACCTTTGTAGGATTCACAGGTACGCCAATAGATGCCACTTTGGACGTGTTCGGAAAAGTAGTAGATGCTTACACAATGACGGAATCTGTTAGAGATGAAATTACGGTTCGCATAGTCTATGAAGGAAGAGCAGCTAAGGTAGCCTTGCACAATAGCGAATTAGAGAAAATTGAAAAATATTACGAAGAAGCAGCCGAAGCAGGAGCCAATGAATACCAAATAGAAGAAAGCAAAAAGGCAACGGCTACAATGAACGCCATTTTAGGCGACCCAGACCGCTTGCTTAAATTGGCGCAAGACTTTGTTCAGCACTATGAAAACAGAGTAAACGAAGGAGCTACTGTTAAAGGGAAAGCAATGTTTGTTTGCAGTAGCCGTGAAATTGGCTACGAGTTTTACAAAAATGTAATCGCTTTAAGACCTGAATGGGCGGAAATAAGAATTGCTGAAGAAGTAGCTGTTTTAACAGACAAGGACAAAAGGGAAATCAAACCAATGGAGCGAATCAAAATGATAATGACCAGAGGAAAAGACGACCCAAAAGAAATGTACGATTTGCTCGGCACAAAAGAATACCGCAAGGAATTGGACAGACAGTTTAAAAATGAAAAATCTAATTTCAAGATTGCCATTGTGGTAGATATGTGGCTTACAGGTTTTGATGTGCCGTTTTTGGATTCCATTTACATTGACAAGCCTATTCAGCAACACAATTTGATTCAGACCATTTCAAGAGTTAACCGAAATTTTGAAGGCAAAAACAAAGGTTTGGTTATAGATTACATTGGCATCAAAAAGGCTATGAATATGGCTCTTGCCAAATACAACAAAGGCGAAAGAGAAAACTTTGAAGACATCCAAGAATCGCTCATAATTGTAAGAAATCATTTAGACCTTTTAGCCAAAGTCTTCCATAAGTTTGACAGTTCAAAATATTTCGGTGGCGCAACTTTGGAGCAGTTAAACACCTTGAATATGGCTGCTGAATATGTTCAGTTGACCAAAGACTTGGAAACCCGATTTATGGGCTTGGTAAAACGTCTGAAAGCCGCTTATGATATTTGTGCAGGAAGTGAACATTTAACACAGAAAGAAAGGGATAACACGCATTTCTATTTGGCTGTAAGGTCAATCGTTTTCAAACTGACCAAAGGCAGTGCACCCGATACGGCACGGATGAACGCCAGAGTTAGGGAAATGATAAAAGATGCATTGGAAAGTGATGGAGTTCAGGAAATCTTCAAACTCGGTGATGAAACACAAAGCGAACAGGACCTTTTTTCAGAAGACTATTTGGCGAAGATTGACAAAATCAAGTTGCCACACACTAAAATCAAATTGCTTCAACAGCTTTTAGCCAAAGCCATTGGAGAGATTAAGAAAGTCAATAAGGTAAAAGGAATTGACTTCTCTAAGAAAATGCAAACCTTGGTAGAACGCTACAACGAGCGAAAAGAAGATGACGTGTTGCGAAGTGAAGTGTTTGAAGAAATGGCGGAGCATTTAACTAATTTGATTTGGGAAGTTCAAAAGGAATTTTCCGCAGGTGACGAATTAGGAATTGATTTTGAAGAAAAAGCATTTTACGACATCCTGAAAGATTTGTGTATCAAGTATGACTTCAAATATCCCGAAGACAAATTAATTGTTTTATCCCAAGCAGTTAAAGACTTGGTAGACTCACAAGCCAAATATCCTGATTGGAGCAAACGAGAAGACATAAAATCCGCTTTGAAAGTCGGACTAATAATCCTCTTGGACGAACACGGTTATCCGCCAGTAGAAAGAGACGAAGTATATAAAGACATATTTGAACAAGCAGAGAATTTTAAAAAAAATAGAGTAATAACGAAATAA
- a CDS encoding response regulator, translated as MRPFVLVIDDDMVSQFATKYVVSQCAQDALIYMCDNGEDALLELSQLLNSGEGFPDVIFLDLVMPGMGGWEFIEEFQKIPGLPKKTKIYILSAFTSSKDRNKAKNNSYIAGFFDKPITRNIVNSIFPSCML; from the coding sequence TTGAGACCATTTGTATTGGTAATTGATGATGATATGGTATCCCAATTTGCTACAAAATATGTGGTATCACAATGTGCGCAGGATGCCTTAATCTACATGTGCGATAATGGAGAAGATGCCCTTCTAGAACTGTCCCAGCTCCTTAACAGTGGCGAGGGCTTTCCGGACGTAATCTTTCTGGACCTCGTAATGCCTGGCATGGGAGGTTGGGAATTTATTGAGGAATTTCAAAAAATACCTGGTCTCCCTAAAAAAACAAAAATCTACATATTATCGGCCTTTACCAGTTCTAAGGACAGAAATAAGGCCAAAAACAATTCGTATATAGCTGGCTTTTTTGACAAGCCTATCACAAGAAACATTGTCAATTCCATCTTTCCTTCGTGTATGCTATAG
- a CDS encoding adenylate/guanylate cyclase domain-containing protein — protein MKLYLKCNGWAKVMVLLCLMVKGTLGFGQNESVADSLIQVYQSGNYDPALKLKILSGITVNLPDPERILAYSDTLMTEAIRQDSTIYVFNSHLQTGNALQQKGNLSGALESYFKAMEIANKSSDKNQLGIMYTAIAAVYAGMDNRKNVRQYYSDAIEIFKAEKDTLNYAVAMENLGDTYLEWSKPDSALLYFNRSGPIFKKLENNLALAYNLGNKGLAYAQKGRPTRAEENIKEAVSILEELGDYRPITTYLNYMSDIYANREDWDSAFDYALRSLELAKQYGLKVRISSAYLKLSELYERTGYASASLNYYRKYIAFRDSVVNITAVQQMADIRRNSEKAQFKAQLDLTNQQKRTQKVVAIATAIALFLIILLAIGLYRRNLYVKRTKTIIEKEMARSERLLINILPEETARELKEHGKVQAKKFESVSVLFTDFEAFTAHSEHVDPELLVNRLGYYFTAFDDIIEKYGLEKIKTIGDAYMCAGGLPFPSADHAVKMVQAAFEIIQFVEEAKSEKEKDFSFNVRIGINTGPVVAGVVGNKKFSYDIWGDTVNVASRMESLSQSGRINISENTYNLVRETFKCTYRGQIEVKNRGSMKMYFVNGPKQEAGKS, from the coding sequence ATGAAGTTGTACTTGAAATGTAATGGTTGGGCAAAAGTAATGGTATTGCTGTGCCTGATGGTAAAGGGTACGCTCGGTTTTGGTCAAAACGAATCTGTCGCCGATAGCTTGATCCAGGTGTATCAATCTGGAAACTATGATCCGGCGCTAAAACTTAAAATTTTATCGGGTATTACGGTCAACCTTCCCGATCCCGAACGCATTTTGGCGTATAGTGATACGTTGATGACGGAGGCGATACGCCAAGATTCCACGATATATGTTTTTAATTCTCACTTACAGACCGGGAATGCTTTGCAACAAAAAGGAAATTTAAGTGGGGCGTTGGAAAGTTATTTCAAGGCCATGGAAATAGCCAATAAAAGTTCCGATAAAAACCAGTTGGGAATCATGTATACCGCTATTGCAGCAGTATATGCCGGGATGGACAACAGGAAAAATGTAAGACAATACTATTCCGATGCCATTGAAATTTTTAAAGCGGAAAAGGACACGTTAAACTATGCCGTGGCCATGGAAAATTTAGGGGATACCTATTTGGAGTGGTCCAAGCCAGATTCTGCATTGTTGTACTTCAATCGATCTGGCCCGATATTCAAAAAATTGGAAAATAACCTTGCACTGGCCTATAATTTAGGGAATAAGGGGCTTGCCTATGCGCAAAAGGGAAGGCCTACCAGAGCGGAGGAAAATATCAAAGAGGCCGTTTCCATTTTGGAGGAATTGGGGGATTACAGGCCTATTACAACCTACCTCAACTATATGTCCGATATCTATGCCAATAGGGAAGATTGGGACAGCGCGTTTGATTATGCTTTACGTTCCTTGGAGCTCGCAAAGCAGTATGGATTAAAAGTTCGGATAAGTAGTGCTTATTTAAAATTATCCGAACTGTATGAACGCACCGGGTATGCCTCCGCTTCCTTGAACTATTACCGCAAGTATATCGCTTTTAGGGATAGTGTGGTCAACATCACGGCCGTACAACAGATGGCGGACATTCGTCGAAATTCTGAAAAAGCACAGTTCAAGGCGCAACTAGATTTAACAAACCAGCAGAAACGGACCCAAAAAGTAGTGGCCATTGCAACTGCCATAGCCTTATTCTTGATTATTCTGTTGGCCATAGGTTTGTACAGACGCAATTTGTACGTTAAACGCACCAAGACCATTATTGAAAAGGAAATGGCCAGGTCAGAGAGGCTTTTGATCAATATCTTACCGGAGGAAACTGCCAGGGAATTAAAGGAGCACGGGAAGGTACAGGCCAAAAAATTTGAATCGGTATCTGTTTTGTTCACTGATTTTGAGGCTTTTACCGCACATTCCGAGCACGTAGATCCCGAGCTTTTGGTAAATAGGCTGGGGTATTATTTTACAGCTTTTGACGATATTATTGAAAAATACGGGCTGGAAAAAATCAAGACTATTGGGGATGCGTATATGTGTGCGGGCGGTTTGCCGTTCCCTTCAGCAGACCACGCCGTTAAAATGGTACAAGCGGCATTTGAGATTATTCAGTTCGTGGAGGAAGCCAAGTCTGAGAAGGAAAAAGACTTTTCATTCAACGTGCGTATAGGCATCAACACTGGGCCTGTAGTTGCAGGCGTAGTGGGCAATAAAAAGTTCTCCTATGACATTTGGGGCGATACGGTAAACGTGGCTTCCCGTATGGAAAGCTTATCCCAATCCGGAAGGATCAACATCAGTGAAAATACCTATAATTTGGTGAGGGAGACTTTTAAATGCACCTATCGTGGTCAGATAGAAGTCAAGAATAGGGGATCCATGAAGATGTATTTTGTTAATGGGCCCAAGCAAGAGGCTGGTAAATCATAA